A single region of the Lotus japonicus ecotype B-129 chromosome 4, LjGifu_v1.2 genome encodes:
- the LOC130716134 gene encoding RHOMBOID-like protein 10, chloroplastic: MGSTFYFCPCVSANTLIHISSNGGGHGGHFGNAVMSDSKMSGKNPFNGRKWTNILLAANVLFFIAQLATQGKLLLWGAKVNSLIDKGQIWRLATSSFFHANIGHLMINCFSLNSVGPTVERFSGPRRFLAVYFISAIASSAMSYWFCKMPAVGASGVIFGLVGSVAVFVLRHRDIVGGGKEDLQHIARVIVLNMVSVFVACVSSAESFLVSKLGDLASALLNGVISSEPLRSSYPLSLIG, from the exons ATGGGTTCCACCTTTTATTTCTGTCCTTGCGTTTCTGCCAATACCCTTATTCACATTTCTTCTAACGGGGGAGGACATGGAGGCCACTTTGGAAATGCTGTCATGTCCGACTCCAAGATGTCTGGAAAAAATCCATTTAACGGAAGGAAGTGGACAAATATTCTCCTTGCTGCTAATGTTTT GTTTTTCATTGCACAGCTTGCAACCCAAGGCAAGCTTTTATTATGGGGAGCGAAG GTAAACAGCCTCATTGACAAGGGACAAATTTGGAGACTTGCCACATCATCCTTTTTTCATGCAAACATTGGGCACCTTATG ATAAACTGTTTTTCCTTAAATTCAGTCGGTCCAACTGTGGAGAGATTTAGCGGTCCTCGAAGATTCCTAGCAGTTTACTTTATATCAGCAATTGCAA GTTCAGCTATGAGTTATTGGTTCTGCAAAATGCCCGCAGTAGGTGCATCAGGAGTAATTTTTGGACTT GTTGGATCGGTTGCAGTGTTTGTCTTAAGGCACAGAGACATTGTAGGAGGTGGCAAAGAAGACTTGCAGCACATAGCACGTGTAATTGTCCTCAATATGGTAAGTGTCTTTGTTGCCTGTGTTAGTAGCGCCGAAAGCTTTCTAGTGTCCAAACTAGGAGATTTAGCCAGTGCTCTGTTGAATGGTGTCATTTCTTCAGAGCCCCTTAGATCGAGTTATCCCTTATCACTTATCGGCTAG